The sequence GTTGATGACTTTGCATCCTATACTGATAAAAAAGACATTAAAAAACTCGCAGAGGAGTATGATTACTTTATTGCTCAGGCAACAGTGATGCCAAAAGTTGCTCAGACCTTTGGGCGAGTCTTTGGACCAAGACAAAAAATGCCCAATCCCAAAGCAGGACTTGTCGTTCCACCAAAAGCAAATCTTGAGCCACTTGTAGAGCGTCTAAGAAGAACTGTGCGTGCCCGAGCAAAAACGCATCTATCAGTGCAGACACTCGTCGGAAAAGAAAACCAAAACGAAGACGAGCTTGTGGAAAACATCCTTACAGTGTACAACGCAGTTGCGCACAAACTTCCTCGAGAAGAAAATAACATTAAGAACGCTCAGCTCAAACTAACGATGAGCAAACCGGTGATGATCTGATGGTACAAGAGAGAAAGAAGAAAATTGTAGCTGAATTTGCTCAGCTTATGCAAGAGTATCCTGTTATCGCAGCGGTAAACATGGAAAACCTTCCCTCAAAAACAGTTCAGAGAATGAGAGAGTCTCTTCGAGGAAAAGTTATTTTAAAAATGACGAAGAGGCGATTGCTCAATATTGCAATTGATGAAGCTGCAAAAACCAAACCAGGTCTTGAAAAACTCAAAGACTACCTTAAAGGTATGCCTGCAATTATGTGCACTCATGAAAATCCTTTCAGCCTTTACAAAACACTTGAAAAAAACAAATCAAGTGCACCCATTAAAGGAGGACAAGTTGCTCCTAATGATATTATCGTTCCTGCAGGACCTACCGGATTTGCTCCAGGACCAATCATTGGTCAGTTAGGACAGTTCAAAATCAAGGCAGGAATTGAAGGCGGTAAAGTAGTCATCAAAGAAGACTCTCTTGTGGCTAAGGAAGGTGACGTCGTGGGTGAAGAACTAGCAGGTATCCTTACCCGTCTAGGAATTGAGCCCATGCAAATTGGAATGACTATTACTGGCGCTTACGAAGATGGTATGATTTATGATAAAAACATCTTAAGCGTTGATGAACAAGAATACCTAGATAACATCACTCAAGGTCATCGCTGGGCATTTAATCTTGCGATGGAAGCAGGCAT is a genomic window of Candidatus Woesearchaeota archaeon containing:
- a CDS encoding 50S ribosomal protein L1, with the translated sequence MEAKQVKEALSKLKENSKKRNFTQSVELIINLKDLNIKNPDEQVDLFIDLPHSPGKDIKVCALVGPELREHASKVCDKVIFVDDFASYTDKKDIKKLAEEYDYFIAQATVMPKVAQTFGRVFGPRQKMPNPKAGLVVPPKANLEPLVERLRRTVRARAKTHLSVQTLVGKENQNEDELVENILTVYNAVAHKLPREENNIKNAQLKLTMSKPVMI
- the rplJ gene encoding 50S ribosomal protein L10; the protein is MVQERKKKIVAEFAQLMQEYPVIAAVNMENLPSKTVQRMRESLRGKVILKMTKRRLLNIAIDEAAKTKPGLEKLKDYLKGMPAIMCTHENPFSLYKTLEKNKSSAPIKGGQVAPNDIIVPAGPTGFAPGPIIGQLGQFKIKAGIEGGKVVIKEDSLVAKEGDVVGEELAGILTRLGIEPMQIGMTITGAYEDGMIYDKNILSVDEQEYLDNITQGHRWAFNLAMEAGIFTDATTELMVQNAHADARSLALECNILEKGVVEEILAKAQRQANAVQQLSQ